A region from the Dermacentor andersoni chromosome 11, qqDerAnde1_hic_scaffold, whole genome shotgun sequence genome encodes:
- the LOC129381399 gene encoding retinal-specific phospholipid-transporting ATPase ABCA4-like: MWALLCKRGILWVRVWWTKPLSVGIPVLCLLLLALCERHFLPEIVKDDNDFPYEPESVFDVSYGFIEKDNASKHFAENVLLPLLSERSVRVFSPGSSFVERELLFWAQQSIYSYLFEYQYGASIFGDKRAFVWFNGQCPHSALLSLNLFHTALLRNLTGSKNSRITLVNSPSVTKDIEARTEFEANYGQLEHYSDLARLGHESELFATRNLITRVLCSFFVSLAMGFYAATHVFTPMVEWCSGLKHLQLMTGMSGCLYWMGHFIFDVLVAFCNSATLTFIIFVSHMEMSVSYHLAILVLFMANAFSSLPLAYLFCGLFRNTTWAFSFFALGLFLAGMVGSLGVEILSMLTQENPTATSSTALFIWGFVCRWFPTYALVRGIIKVILLFRLNAICLTGGELLDDACRDTQYSLDERTSRCCDGMWRVASTVPTTPTSRPSSSRADPGSWPFPWTPKSSAR; encoded by the exons ATGTGGGCCCTGCTTTGCAAGCGAGGCATTCTGTGGGTGCGCGTCTGGTGGACCAAGCCGCTGTCGGTGGGCATCCCCGTgctgtgcctgctgctgctggcgctgtGCGAGAGGCACTTCCTGCCGGAGATCGTCAAGGACGACAACGACTTCCCGTACGAGCCGGAGAGCGTCTTCGACGTCTCCTACGGCTTCATAGAGAAGGACAACGCCAG caagcacttcgcCGAGAACGTGCTACTGCCACTGCTGTCCGAACGCTCCGTGCGCGTCTTCTCACCGGGGAGCAGCTTCGTGGAGCGCGAGCTGCTCTTCTGGGCCCAGCAGAGCATCTACTCCTACCTGTTCGAGTACCAGTACGGAGCCAGCATCTTCGGTGACAAGAG GGCTTTCGTCTGGTTCAACGGCCAGTGCCCGCACAGCGCCCTGCTCTCCCTGAACCTGTTCCACACAGCGCTGCTAAGGAACTTGACGGGAAGCAAGAACTCGCGCATCACGCTCGTCAATTCGCCCTCGGTCACCAAGGACATCGAAGCGAGGACGGAGTTCGAGGCCAACTACGGGCAGCTCGAGCACTATAGCG ATCTCGCGCGCCTGGGCCACGAGTCGGAGCTGTTCGCGACGCGCAACCTGATCACGCGGGTCCTCTGCTCCTTCTTCGTGTCCCTGGCGATGGGCTTCTACGCGGCCACCCACGTGTTCACGCCTATGGTCGAGTGGTGCAGTGGCCTCAAGCACTTGCAGCTCATGACCGGCATGTCGGGCTGCCTCTACTGGATGGGCCACTTTATCTTCGACGTGCTCGTGGCGTTCTGCAACAGCGCTACGCTGACCTTCATCATCTTCGTCAGCCACATGGAGATGAGCGTCTCTTATCACC TGGCCATCCTGGTTCTATTCATGGCGAACGCGTTCTCCAGCCTCCCGCTGGCCTACCTGTTCTGCGGGCTGTTCCGAAACACCACGTGGGCTTTCTCCTTCTTTGCATTGGGGCTGTTTCTCGCAG GCATGGTGGGCTCGCTGGGCGTGGAGATCCTCAGCATGCTCACGCAGGAGAACCCAACGGCCACCTCGTCGACGGCGCTGTTCATCTGGGGCTTCGTGTGCCGCTGGTTCCCCACGTACGCGCTCGTGCGGGGCATCATCAAGGTCATCCTGCTCTTCAGGCTCAACGCAATCTGCCTCACGGGAGGGGAACTGCTCGACGACGCCTGCCGCGACACCCAGTACTCGTTGGACGAGAGGACGTCCCGCTGCTGCGACG GTATGTGGCGCGTCGCCTCCACGGTCCCGACGACTCCGACGAGTCGTCCGAGCAGCAGCCGCGCGGACCCCGGCTCGTGGCCGTTTCCATGGACCCCGAAGTCGAGCGCGAGGTGA